A portion of the Streptomyces erythrochromogenes genome contains these proteins:
- a CDS encoding DUF4097 family beta strand repeat-containing protein gives MPSYETKGPITATIHVEVGVARISATDRTDTVVEIHPRTAGDKDDQRAAEETKVDFADGNLTIRTPKARGLFSARGSVTVDVALPQGSRLVGTLEMGDITCKGTLGECEVRTSAGYIRLDQSGPAKLKTQHGDIQLDTAAGDVDVTTGSGEVRIRTIGGDADIKNSNGNTWLDDVAGDLRLKVANGNITVGRAQGSVSSKSSNGHVRIEEVARGTVELQTKAGNLEVGIRQGTAAWLDINSQSGTVYSTLGSAEGPTEGAETVKVHARTSLGDITIQRAHGA, from the coding sequence ATGCCTTCTTACGAGACCAAGGGACCCATCACCGCGACCATCCACGTCGAGGTCGGAGTCGCCCGGATCAGCGCCACGGACCGCACCGACACGGTCGTGGAGATCCACCCGCGCACCGCCGGGGACAAGGACGACCAGCGCGCCGCCGAGGAGACGAAGGTCGACTTCGCCGACGGGAACCTGACGATCCGCACCCCGAAGGCGCGCGGCCTGTTCAGCGCCCGCGGCTCGGTCACCGTCGACGTCGCCCTGCCCCAGGGCTCGCGGCTCGTCGGCACGCTGGAGATGGGCGACATCACCTGCAAGGGAACGCTGGGCGAGTGCGAGGTCCGCACCAGCGCCGGCTACATCCGCCTCGACCAGAGCGGCCCGGCGAAGCTCAAGACCCAGCACGGAGACATCCAGCTCGACACGGCGGCGGGCGACGTGGACGTCACCACCGGCTCGGGCGAGGTCAGGATCCGCACCATCGGCGGCGACGCCGACATCAAGAACTCCAACGGCAACACGTGGCTGGACGACGTGGCGGGCGATCTGCGACTGAAGGTCGCCAATGGAAACATCACCGTCGGCCGGGCGCAAGGGTCCGTGTCGTCAAAGAGCTCGAACGGCCACGTACGCATCGAGGAAGTGGCGCGGGGCACCGTCGAGCTCCAGACTAAAGCCGGCAACCTCGAAGTCGGGATCCGCCAGGGGACTGCCGCCTGGCTCGACATCAACTCCCAGTCCGGGACGGTCTACAGCACCCTCGGATCCGCCGAAGGCCCCACCGAGGGCGCGGAGACCGTCAAGGTGCACGCGAGGACCAGCCTCGGCGACATCACCATCCAGCGTGCGCACGGCGCCTGA
- a CDS encoding toxin-antitoxin system HicB family antitoxin, whose protein sequence is MDLSPYVASLRHELAVAAEAGGEDARALAERITAPLESAARLTLLNALSDAMGEVTRELAPGSVDVRLRGLEPEFVVTAPPREEPFEAGGFDETPAALPAVPLAPEGEDSSTARINLRLPGHVKTRAEQAAAREGLSLNAWLVRAVSGALETGGGRPTAETQAPRRGSGRRSFTGWVS, encoded by the coding sequence ATGGACCTCAGCCCCTATGTCGCAAGTCTTCGGCACGAGCTCGCGGTGGCCGCCGAAGCGGGCGGCGAAGACGCCCGCGCTCTCGCCGAGCGCATCACCGCCCCGCTAGAGTCGGCAGCCAGGCTCACCCTCCTGAACGCCCTGTCGGACGCCATGGGCGAGGTCACCCGGGAGCTCGCTCCCGGCTCGGTCGACGTACGGCTGCGCGGGCTCGAGCCCGAGTTCGTCGTGACCGCCCCGCCGCGGGAAGAGCCCTTCGAGGCCGGCGGCTTCGACGAAACCCCCGCCGCCCTGCCCGCCGTACCGCTCGCGCCGGAAGGGGAGGACAGCAGCACCGCACGCATCAACCTCCGGCTCCCCGGCCACGTCAAGACGCGCGCCGAGCAGGCGGCGGCGCGTGAGGGCCTCTCCCTCAACGCCTGGCTCGTCAGGGCGGTCTCGGGCGCCCTGGAGACCGGCGGCGGACGGCCGACGGCCGAGACCCAGGCGCCCCGGCGCGGCAGCGGCAGGCGGAGCTTCACCGGCTGGGTGAGCTAG
- the ddaH gene encoding dimethylargininase yields the protein MSQSGRTARPRHYLMCRPHYFDVRYSINPWMDPTKPTVTETSLSQWKRLHDLFVELGHRIDLIEPVPDLPDMVFAANGATVLDGRVLVARFRHDYRAGESPAYLDWFAERGWGEVRQAEYVNEGEGDFLLVGDTLLAGSGFRSDPRSQREAQEFFGRQVLGLTLVDPRFYHLDTALSVLDRDEVMYYPAAFSPESREVLADRFPDAVLAEEADAVAFGLNAVSDGLHVVLPEQARGLAAQLAERGFEPIGVDLSELLKAGGSAKCCTLELRPAPTADRPGRS from the coding sequence ATGAGCCAATCAGGGCGAACGGCAAGGCCGCGGCATTATCTGATGTGCCGTCCGCACTATTTCGACGTTCGGTATTCGATCAATCCGTGGATGGACCCCACGAAGCCCACGGTGACGGAAACCAGCCTTTCCCAGTGGAAGCGGCTGCACGACCTGTTCGTCGAGCTCGGGCACCGGATCGACCTGATCGAGCCGGTGCCCGACCTGCCGGACATGGTGTTCGCTGCCAACGGGGCGACCGTGCTGGACGGGCGGGTGCTGGTCGCCCGCTTCCGGCACGACTACCGGGCCGGGGAGTCGCCGGCGTACCTGGACTGGTTCGCGGAGCGGGGGTGGGGCGAGGTCCGGCAGGCGGAGTACGTGAACGAGGGCGAGGGCGACTTCCTGCTCGTCGGCGACACCCTCCTGGCGGGCAGCGGGTTCCGCAGCGACCCGCGCTCGCAGCGGGAGGCGCAGGAGTTCTTCGGGCGGCAGGTCCTCGGGCTGACGCTGGTCGACCCGCGGTTCTACCACCTCGACACCGCGCTCTCGGTCCTCGACCGCGACGAGGTCATGTACTACCCGGCGGCGTTCTCCCCGGAGAGCCGCGAGGTGCTCGCCGACCGGTTCCCCGACGCGGTCCTGGCCGAGGAGGCCGACGCGGTGGCGTTCGGGCTGAACGCCGTCTCCGACGGCCTGCACGTGGTGCTGCCCGAGCAGGCGCGGGGGTTGGCCGCCCAGCTCGCCGAGCGCGGGTTCGAGCCGATCGGCGTCGACCTGTCCGAGCTGCTCAAGGCCGGCGGCAGCGCCAAGTGCTGCACGCTGGAACTGCGTCCGGCGCCGACCGCCGACCGACCTGGCCGGTCGTAA
- a CDS encoding nuclear transport factor 2 family protein, with translation MTAPGDCDGLVRRLRVLEDKEALRGLLVRGWRALDRKDWRTWIECWAEDAVLEFGPWGEIRGREAIRAKVEEAEAPFPSMQHHILNTHFEVDGDRAAGVGYMWFVAVTGEAARSAPYAMGGPYDWEFRRGTDGGWRLTRQRLGVWWTAGEDSGPEAFR, from the coding sequence GTGACCGCCCCGGGAGACTGCGACGGCCTGGTCCGGCGGCTGCGCGTGCTGGAGGACAAGGAAGCGCTGCGGGGGCTGCTGGTCCGGGGGTGGCGGGCGCTGGACCGCAAGGACTGGCGGACCTGGATCGAGTGCTGGGCCGAGGACGCGGTGCTGGAGTTCGGTCCGTGGGGGGAGATTCGCGGCAGGGAGGCGATCCGGGCGAAGGTGGAGGAGGCGGAGGCGCCCTTCCCGAGCATGCAGCACCACATCCTCAACACGCACTTCGAGGTGGACGGGGACCGGGCAGCCGGCGTCGGCTACATGTGGTTCGTCGCCGTCACGGGCGAGGCGGCGAGGTCCGCGCCGTACGCCATGGGAGGCCCGTACGACTGGGAGTTCCGCAGGGGCACGGACGGCGGCTGGCGTCTGACCCGCCAGCGGCTCGGCGTCTGGTGGACCGCGGGGGAGGACTCTGGTCCGGAGGCCTTCCGGTAG
- a CDS encoding SDR family oxidoreductase, whose amino-acid sequence MRNEPKVVAITGASSGIGEATARRLAADGHRLLLGARRAERLEALCEEIGAAGGTAAFRRLDVTDAGDVRGFVAAAGERYGRVDVVVNNAGVMPLSPLDALEVEEWDRMIDVNVRGVLYGIAAALPVMRAQGAGHIVNIASVGAYEVSPTAAVYCATKFAVRAISEGLRQESGGGVRVTLVSPGVTESELADGISDPAAREAMKAYRAVALPASAVADAIAYAVSQPPEVDVNELVVRPVASVR is encoded by the coding sequence ATGAGGAACGAACCCAAGGTCGTGGCAATCACCGGAGCGAGCAGCGGGATCGGGGAGGCGACCGCACGGCGGCTCGCCGCCGACGGGCATCGGCTGCTGCTCGGGGCGCGGCGCGCGGAGCGGCTGGAGGCGCTGTGCGAGGAGATCGGCGCGGCGGGCGGGACCGCGGCGTTCCGGCGGCTCGACGTCACGGACGCCGGGGACGTACGCGGCTTCGTGGCCGCGGCGGGCGAGCGGTACGGGCGGGTGGACGTGGTGGTCAACAACGCCGGCGTGATGCCGCTGTCGCCACTGGACGCGCTGGAGGTCGAGGAGTGGGACCGGATGATCGACGTGAACGTACGGGGAGTGCTGTACGGGATCGCCGCCGCGCTGCCCGTGATGCGCGCCCAGGGTGCCGGGCACATCGTGAACATCGCCTCCGTGGGTGCCTATGAGGTCTCGCCCACCGCGGCCGTGTACTGCGCCACCAAGTTCGCCGTACGGGCGATCTCCGAAGGGCTGCGGCAGGAGTCCGGCGGGGGCGTCCGGGTCACCCTCGTCTCCCCGGGGGTGACCGAGTCGGAACTCGCCGACGGAATCTCTGACCCTGCGGCGAGGGAGGCCATGAAGGCCTACCGCGCGGTGGCGCTGCCGGCCTCCGCCGTCGCGGACGCCATCGCGTACGCGGTGTCCCAGCCGCCGGAGGTCGATGTCAACGAGCTCGTCGTGCGTCCTGTCGCGAGCGTCCGGTGA
- a CDS encoding helix-turn-helix domain-containing protein, giving the protein MTTTTTDRALGEFLHARRAALRPQDVGMASHGVRRVAGLRREEVAVLADVNVDYYARLEQGRERHPSPQVLDALARALRLRPDAHAHLHRLAGSPPAERPATDLVDPALRRLLDGFPAFPAFVVNAALDILAANDCALALHAPFAPADNLARMVFLDPAGRRFYADWAATSRATAGHLREASGIAPDDPRLRDLVRTLTTHSPDFARLWTTHDVLAKTRDAKHLHHPVAGPLTLTYQSFDVRAAPGQQLIVYEAAPGTPTAEALTLLGARALQ; this is encoded by the coding sequence ATGACCACGACCACGACGGACCGGGCCCTCGGAGAGTTCCTCCACGCGCGCAGGGCGGCCCTGCGGCCGCAGGACGTCGGCATGGCGAGCCACGGCGTGCGCAGGGTCGCCGGCCTGCGCCGCGAGGAGGTCGCCGTCCTGGCCGACGTCAACGTGGACTACTACGCCCGCCTGGAGCAGGGCCGCGAGCGCCACCCCTCCCCGCAGGTCCTCGACGCGCTCGCCCGCGCCCTGCGGCTGCGCCCCGACGCCCACGCCCACCTGCACCGCCTGGCCGGCTCACCGCCGGCCGAGCGCCCGGCCACCGACCTGGTCGACCCGGCCCTGCGCCGACTCCTCGACGGCTTCCCCGCCTTCCCTGCGTTCGTCGTCAACGCCGCCCTGGACATCCTGGCGGCCAACGACTGCGCCCTGGCCCTGCATGCGCCGTTCGCGCCGGCGGACAACCTGGCCCGCATGGTCTTCCTCGATCCGGCGGGCCGCCGCTTCTACGCCGACTGGGCCGCCACGTCCCGGGCCACGGCCGGCCACCTCCGCGAGGCCTCCGGCATCGCCCCGGACGACCCCCGCCTGCGCGACCTCGTCCGTACCCTCACCACGCACAGCCCGGACTTCGCCCGCCTGTGGACCACCCACGACGTCCTGGCCAAGACCCGGGACGCCAAGCACCTCCACCACCCGGTGGCCGGCCCCCTGACCCTGACGTACCAGTCCTTCGACGTCCGCGCCGCCCCGGGCCAGCAGCTCATCGTCTACGAGGCCGCCCCCGGCACCCCGACGGCCGAAGCCCTCACCCTGCTCGGCGCCCGCGCTCTCCAGTGA
- a CDS encoding UvrD-helicase domain-containing protein, whose protein sequence is MAAGASQEARRQERLLREQWEAARRQVRWSGAGGEGERRVLAQLLVLTARGWRLLVGRAGSGDGVLVGPGGVFVVRVEDRAGEGGPPDEGAGGLLAATKVAESAVASLGMSPVAVQPVMVLAGQSLDRALGRIRLLGEQQVGPVLLAQPRRLRAESVRAIADHLERVLPGCEGLVLEQGAAPDTTRQASPDGLFDLDGLREAALEGARRAPIEQWMTFLHPDQVALVRRNWSGPARISGPAGTGKTVVALHRAAHLARRTTGRILYVTFANNLPRVQSTFLRTMAPAVADRVDFRSLHSWAQEFLQERGVPVRLNGDKAETAFSLAWKNLGRGSRLVQIDPGPAYWREEIDYVIKGRGLTRFEEYAVVVRKRRKAGLHRTQRQSVWELYEEYEARRRERGVHDFNDVLSLALGEVSRETEDRGGPPYAAVVVDEVQDLTLVGVRLLHALVGDAPNGLLLVGDGQQTVYPGGFRLTDAGIDIRGDRGQVLRTNYRNSRQILDAALAVVADDAFEDIDGEPTPGRRDVDLTYHDGNVVRVAEPTADAHDRELVGALKALPDGALADTALLCASKWALGHYQRLLARAEIPVCQLEQYDGNPVDAVKLGTYRRAKGLEFKNVFLPRYDAESAVGTPGTDTARERAELRRSQLFVAMTRARDLLWLGSVADPPAR, encoded by the coding sequence ATGGCGGCTGGAGCGTCGCAGGAGGCGCGGCGGCAGGAGCGGTTACTGCGGGAGCAGTGGGAGGCCGCCCGGCGGCAGGTTCGGTGGTCGGGGGCGGGCGGGGAGGGGGAGCGGCGGGTCCTCGCGCAGTTGCTGGTGCTGACCGCGCGCGGCTGGCGGTTGCTCGTCGGGCGGGCCGGGAGCGGGGACGGGGTGTTGGTGGGGCCCGGCGGGGTCTTCGTCGTCCGCGTCGAAGACAGGGCGGGGGAGGGCGGGCCGCCGGACGAGGGCGCGGGCGGGCTGCTCGCCGCCACAAAGGTCGCCGAGAGCGCGGTCGCGTCGCTCGGGATGTCGCCTGTGGCGGTCCAGCCGGTCATGGTGCTGGCCGGGCAGAGCCTCGACCGCGCGCTCGGGCGGATACGTCTGCTGGGGGAGCAGCAGGTCGGGCCCGTGCTGCTGGCGCAGCCGCGCCGGCTGCGGGCGGAGTCCGTCCGGGCGATCGCGGATCACCTGGAGAGGGTCCTCCCCGGCTGTGAAGGGCTCGTGCTCGAACAGGGCGCGGCGCCGGACACCACCCGACAGGCGTCCCCCGACGGGCTGTTCGATCTGGACGGGCTGCGCGAGGCGGCCCTGGAGGGGGCGCGGCGGGCGCCGATCGAGCAGTGGATGACCTTCCTCCACCCCGATCAGGTGGCACTGGTGCGCCGCAACTGGTCGGGCCCGGCGCGCATCAGCGGGCCGGCGGGGACCGGCAAGACCGTCGTCGCCCTGCACCGTGCGGCCCATCTGGCCCGGCGTACGACGGGCCGCATCCTGTACGTCACCTTCGCCAACAACCTGCCCCGCGTGCAGAGCACCTTCCTGCGGACCATGGCTCCCGCCGTCGCCGACCGGGTGGACTTCCGCAGCCTGCACTCATGGGCCCAGGAGTTCCTGCAGGAGCGCGGCGTACCGGTGCGGCTGAACGGGGACAAGGCCGAGACCGCCTTCAGCCTGGCGTGGAAGAACCTCGGCCGCGGGAGCCGGTTGGTCCAGATCGACCCGGGTCCGGCCTACTGGCGGGAAGAGATCGACTACGTCATCAAGGGGCGCGGTCTCACGCGCTTCGAGGAGTACGCGGTCGTCGTCAGGAAGCGGCGCAAGGCGGGCCTTCACCGTACGCAGCGGCAGTCGGTGTGGGAGCTGTACGAGGAGTACGAGGCGCGGCGTCGCGAGCGCGGCGTGCACGACTTCAACGACGTGCTCTCGCTCGCCCTCGGCGAGGTGTCCCGAGAGACCGAAGACAGGGGCGGGCCCCCGTACGCGGCCGTCGTCGTGGACGAGGTCCAGGACCTCACGCTCGTCGGGGTGCGCCTGCTGCACGCGCTCGTCGGCGACGCGCCCAACGGCCTGCTGCTGGTCGGCGACGGCCAGCAGACCGTGTACCCGGGCGGCTTCCGCCTCACCGACGCGGGCATCGACATCCGCGGCGACCGCGGGCAGGTGCTGCGCACCAACTACCGCAACAGCAGGCAGATCCTGGACGCGGCCCTCGCGGTCGTGGCCGACGACGCGTTCGAGGACATCGACGGGGAACCCACGCCGGGCCGCCGCGACGTCGACCTCACCTACCACGACGGGAACGTCGTGCGGGTCGCCGAGCCCACCGCGGACGCCCACGACCGGGAGCTGGTGGGTGCTTTGAAGGCCCTGCCCGACGGCGCGCTCGCCGACACCGCCCTGCTGTGCGCCTCCAAGTGGGCCCTCGGCCACTACCAGCGGCTGCTGGCCCGGGCCGAGATCCCGGTGTGCCAGCTCGAGCAGTACGACGGCAACCCCGTCGACGCAGTCAAGCTGGGCACCTATCGCCGGGCGAAGGGGCTGGAGTTCAAGAACGTCTTCCTGCCCCGGTACGACGCCGAGTCCGCGGTCGGGACGCCGGGGACGGACACGGCGCGCGAGCGCGCGGAACTCCGGCGCAGCCAGCTCTTCGTGGCCATGACCCGGGCCCGTGACCTGCTGTGGCTCGGCAGCGTCGCCGACCCGCCGGCGCGGTGA
- a CDS encoding EcsC family protein: MSDPEYPQQADRFPSDYEIDAWNAIQQFKGRPLSRAMRNAGEQVANGVSILGKRAAKQLENHPRAKSAVSRGQAFVAKGAHKVGAGARGAADALPDWSGTAVHSLRQTVGRVSRAGLSSKRVVALHKKRGHDVASLRDLRRLDLEQVDAVRGRAASWYFPAAAALSGATAGLVISGGQLVIAASAGAAAAPSGGAIAGAFVADTAAVLGLASRAVGQVSLFYGYDPEEPAEKLFVLSVVNAGTASSATAKNAAMADISRLTQALFRGKAWKDLNEAVVTKVSTEFAKAFGFRLTKKGLGKAVPAVGIVVGSTLNWTTLEGIVDAADMAYRRRFLLEKYPHLADEEASGPFPADGPDVPDDADEEISLLGEIVAAGGPDLH, from the coding sequence ATGAGTGACCCGGAGTACCCGCAGCAGGCCGATCGGTTCCCGTCGGACTACGAGATCGATGCATGGAACGCCATCCAGCAGTTCAAGGGCCGGCCGCTGTCACGAGCCATGAGGAACGCCGGTGAGCAAGTGGCCAACGGCGTCTCGATACTCGGCAAGCGCGCAGCGAAGCAACTGGAGAACCACCCTCGGGCCAAATCGGCGGTCTCACGCGGACAGGCATTCGTCGCCAAGGGCGCTCACAAGGTCGGTGCCGGGGCTCGCGGAGCCGCCGACGCCCTACCGGACTGGAGCGGCACCGCCGTGCATTCCCTACGGCAGACGGTGGGACGGGTCTCGCGGGCGGGGCTCTCCTCCAAGCGGGTGGTGGCGCTCCACAAGAAGCGCGGGCACGACGTTGCGTCACTGCGGGACCTGCGCCGCCTCGACCTCGAACAGGTCGACGCGGTCCGCGGACGAGCCGCGAGCTGGTATTTCCCGGCTGCCGCAGCGCTCTCCGGAGCCACTGCGGGACTCGTGATCTCCGGAGGGCAGCTCGTCATCGCCGCCTCCGCCGGCGCCGCGGCAGCACCTTCGGGTGGGGCGATCGCTGGTGCCTTCGTCGCCGACACCGCAGCCGTCCTCGGGCTCGCGTCCCGCGCGGTCGGCCAGGTCTCGCTGTTCTACGGCTACGACCCCGAGGAACCTGCCGAGAAGCTCTTCGTGCTGTCGGTGGTCAACGCCGGGACGGCGAGCTCGGCCACCGCCAAGAACGCCGCGATGGCCGACATCTCGCGGCTCACCCAGGCACTCTTCCGCGGGAAGGCATGGAAGGACCTGAACGAAGCAGTCGTGACCAAGGTCTCCACGGAGTTCGCGAAGGCGTTCGGATTCCGCCTCACCAAGAAGGGACTCGGCAAGGCCGTGCCCGCGGTGGGGATCGTCGTGGGAAGCACCCTCAACTGGACCACTCTGGAGGGGATCGTCGACGCCGCCGACATGGCGTACCGGCGACGGTTCCTCCTCGAGAAGTACCCGCATCTCGCCGACGAGGAGGCATCCGGGCCGTTCCCCGCCGACGGCCCTGACGTCCCCGACGACGCCGACGAGGAGATCAGTCTGCTCGGTGAGATCGTCGCGGCGGGCGGCCCCGACCTGCACTGA
- a CDS encoding DUF2786 domain-containing protein, giving the protein MTYGRVDGPSAVEFRQARKEWIEGRIQDLADALESAGPDLYELLPADLGELRLAAALTVVRVAADEARTQPVAETVHWLERLIPGGHRHDLAGVTRALRSRLAAGGEPAVWSWNAAAWEELALWWWRRHQPASDDPEQDFTEWRSRWSAEIPRSGGIDEPEQAPRRHGRALLTPAEFFASEPEPLRLLAHAVLRSPRTLAAVEDAVLLREEHLQGAGHLRWLAEQQACADQLEAWRRSQQETGSEATRAFLAELSEAVKRYATLVLQPVVEALSAAERALLDGSRPGSHRTAVDYLDVFLDWQRQPDADAWTDEAVSADVARQARERRERGEATWQGMRGSMPVWYHIVASPQEKAAALAYSGRPSASVVRVRTGGDDVTVPGLSLFEGLFDETDESADWYPEPGIDVPYDPDSAFDLCALLALAQLGHARLEFLTIHPEGAVRTLRAVRALVREDDAKAYRRWALAGLAEAAPDPEDLADLMARDQEEDTDESGETGGPEGADPQAGPDGAPSAGPDAPSPGRRTTGGSLPPELLGKVKALLRKAEDGASTEEEARAFLAKATELMAKYGIEQAMLDDLEAPVGPLDRVVEVHPPYAKEMRRLLSWIAEAMRCRSVYPGGKVNRMRVHLFGFEPDVQASEVLFASLRLQMLDGADRADRLYRPAGEDARAYKRSWMLGFIREVTDRVKAAQETARAAAQYEQEGAGSVARSVALVLSDRSTVVDARMNDRYPALGKSRPTKFKGTGYRQGRVDGRRADIGGQTDVPGTRTEQLAG; this is encoded by the coding sequence ATGACGTACGGCCGCGTGGACGGGCCCTCGGCGGTTGAGTTCCGGCAGGCGCGCAAGGAGTGGATCGAAGGCAGGATCCAGGACCTTGCGGACGCGCTGGAGAGCGCCGGCCCGGATCTGTACGAGCTCCTGCCGGCGGATCTGGGAGAGCTCCGCCTGGCCGCGGCGCTCACCGTGGTCAGGGTCGCCGCGGACGAGGCGCGCACCCAGCCCGTGGCGGAGACCGTCCACTGGCTCGAGCGCCTGATTCCCGGCGGGCACCGCCACGACCTGGCGGGAGTGACCCGAGCCTTGCGTTCACGGCTGGCGGCCGGGGGCGAGCCGGCCGTCTGGTCCTGGAACGCCGCGGCATGGGAGGAGTTGGCCCTGTGGTGGTGGCGACGGCATCAGCCGGCCAGCGATGATCCCGAACAGGACTTCACCGAGTGGCGCTCCCGCTGGTCGGCGGAGATTCCCCGGAGCGGGGGCATCGACGAGCCCGAGCAGGCGCCGCGACGGCATGGCCGTGCGCTTCTCACACCCGCCGAGTTCTTCGCCTCGGAACCCGAACCGCTCAGGCTCCTGGCCCACGCGGTACTCAGGTCGCCGCGAACGCTCGCCGCCGTGGAGGATGCCGTCCTGCTGCGCGAGGAGCACCTCCAGGGCGCGGGGCACCTGAGGTGGCTGGCCGAACAGCAGGCCTGCGCCGACCAGCTCGAAGCGTGGCGCAGAAGCCAGCAGGAGACCGGGTCCGAGGCCACACGGGCCTTCCTGGCGGAACTGTCCGAGGCCGTCAAGCGCTATGCCACGCTGGTGCTCCAGCCCGTCGTCGAGGCCCTGTCGGCCGCGGAGCGTGCGCTGCTGGACGGCAGCCGGCCCGGCTCGCACCGCACTGCCGTCGACTACCTGGACGTGTTTCTCGACTGGCAACGGCAGCCGGACGCTGACGCATGGACGGACGAGGCGGTGAGCGCGGACGTGGCGCGGCAGGCCCGTGAGCGCCGCGAGCGGGGAGAAGCGACCTGGCAGGGCATGCGGGGCTCCATGCCCGTCTGGTACCACATCGTCGCCTCCCCGCAGGAGAAGGCGGCCGCGCTCGCCTACTCGGGTCGGCCATCGGCCTCCGTCGTCCGTGTCCGCACCGGCGGCGACGACGTGACGGTCCCGGGCCTCTCCCTGTTCGAGGGTTTGTTCGACGAGACCGACGAGTCGGCGGACTGGTATCCCGAACCCGGCATCGACGTGCCGTACGACCCGGACAGTGCGTTCGACCTGTGCGCGCTTCTCGCGCTGGCACAACTCGGCCATGCGCGGCTGGAATTCCTGACCATCCACCCGGAGGGAGCTGTGCGTACCCTCCGGGCGGTCCGCGCCCTCGTACGCGAGGACGATGCCAAGGCCTACCGGCGCTGGGCCCTGGCCGGGCTGGCGGAGGCGGCTCCCGACCCGGAGGACCTCGCCGACCTCATGGCCCGGGACCAGGAAGAGGACACGGACGAGTCGGGCGAGACCGGCGGACCGGAGGGCGCCGACCCGCAAGCCGGTCCCGACGGGGCTCCGTCCGCCGGGCCGGATGCTCCTTCCCCCGGCCGCCGCACCACCGGTGGCAGCCTTCCGCCCGAGCTGCTCGGCAAGGTGAAGGCTCTGCTGCGCAAAGCGGAGGACGGGGCCTCCACGGAGGAGGAAGCCCGCGCCTTCCTCGCCAAGGCCACGGAGCTCATGGCGAAGTACGGCATCGAGCAGGCCATGCTCGACGACCTGGAAGCGCCCGTCGGACCCTTGGACAGGGTCGTCGAGGTTCACCCGCCCTATGCCAAGGAGATGCGGCGGCTGCTCAGCTGGATCGCCGAGGCCATGCGCTGCCGCTCGGTCTATCCCGGAGGCAAGGTGAACCGCATGCGGGTCCACCTCTTCGGTTTCGAGCCCGACGTCCAGGCGAGCGAGGTCCTGTTCGCCAGCCTGCGGCTGCAGATGCTGGACGGAGCGGACCGCGCCGACCGCCTGTACCGGCCGGCCGGGGAGGACGCCCGGGCCTACAAGCGTTCGTGGATGCTCGGGTTCATCCGTGAGGTGACCGACCGGGTCAAGGCGGCACAGGAGACGGCACGGGCGGCCGCGCAGTACGAGCAGGAGGGCGCCGGAAGTGTGGCCCGCAGCGTGGCCCTGGTCCTCTCGGACCGGTCGACCGTGGTGGACGCACGCATGAACGACCGGTACCCCGCGCTGGGCAAGAGCCGGCCCACGAAGTTCAAGGGAACGGGGTACCGGCAGGGACGTGTCGACGGCCGACGCGCCGACATCGGCGGGCAGACCGACGTTCCCGGCACCCGCACCGAGCAGCTCGCCGGCTGA